Part of the Bacteroidota bacterium genome, TATTTTTTCTTAGTGCAACTTTGTGCCTTGGTGTCTTTGTGGCAAGATATTGATAATTAGCCACGAATATTCTAAGACACTAAGAATCACAAAGTATGAAACAATTCATTATGGAATTATTATACTATTGATTTTCTTTATGTTATCACAACTCGACATTTAATAAGTTTCCGAATGTCAATTCTTTATATTCAAATGCGAAACTTGAGTTTGTTAAAAATTCTCTCAATAGTTTTATTATTTTTTTCATGAATGTAGTTTTTCTAAACTATGTTAAATTTGTACAATTAATAAAACTCTTGAACAATGGCAACACAGCAAATAAAACGAACAGCTATAATTATTTTTATAATAATTTCAACTTTAGTAATTATTACGATATTAATTGCTTTAACCTCTAATATTTTACTACCGAAAATGATAGTGAAAAAGGCTATTAAAAATGAGAAACTCACTGAAATAAATGAAAAATTACAATCATTAGAAATAGAAAAAGCTGAATTTCTCAATACAATTAATAAGCTTAAAGCCAAAGATGTAAAAAATGCCATTTCTTATGTAAATGAAATTGACACTAATGATGCATTAATGGTAACAAGTACCTTTGTAAATAATCTTGGTATTGGAAAAGCAAATGCAGAAAAAATAACAAACAAAATAACTCAAGACTCTTCTCTCAATAAATCAAAAGAATTGATACTGCTTGTTTTAGAAAATAAAAATAAAATCCCCTTTGTTTTCCCTGTTGTAAAAAATACAATTAAAGAGGTTTGTAAACAAGACATTAGTAAAAAATAGATTCCATAAATTTATTAATCATGAACTTTGAAGAAATAAAAAATAATTTAGAAACAAAAATAATTGGAATTGCCGGTGCTGGTGGCTTAGGTTCTAACTGTGCTGTTGCATTAGCTCGTGTTGGAATTGGAAAATTAATAATTTCTGATTTTGATATTGTTGAAGAATCTAATCTTAATCGTCAGTATTTTTTTTATAATCAAATTGGAGAAAAGAAAGTTGATGCACTAAAAAAAAATATTAATAAAATAAATCCTGAAGTAACTGTTGAAATTCATAATATTAAATTAACTGCTGAAACAATTATTGATTTCTATAAAAATTGCGATATAATTATTGAAGCATTTGACCAAGCAAGTCAAAAACAAATGATAATAGAAACAGTGTTAACAGCCTTCCCTAAAAAAGTATTAATCTCAGCTTTAGGTATTGCTGGATTTGGCAAAAATAATATTATCAAAGCAAGAAAGGATGGCAATTTATATATTTGTGGAGATGAAAAAACCGAAGTCAATAATGAAGAGCCTCCTTTAGCACCAAGAGTTGGAATAATAGCTAATATGCAGGCTAATGTTGCAATTGACATTTTGCTGAATAAAAATCTTAAAGAGCTTTAGGAAACTTCTAATTACATTTTGAAATGGAAATCACTTTAAATAATCGGAAAGAAACTTTTGAA contains:
- the thiF gene encoding sulfur carrier protein ThiS adenylyltransferase ThiF, which translates into the protein MNFEEIKNNLETKIIGIAGAGGLGSNCAVALARVGIGKLIISDFDIVEESNLNRQYFFYNQIGEKKVDALKKNINKINPEVTVEIHNIKLTAETIIDFYKNCDIIIEAFDQASQKQMIIETVLTAFPKKVLISALGIAGFGKNNIIKARKDGNLYICGDEKTEVNNEEPPLAPRVGIIANMQANVAIDILLNKNLKEL